The sequence ACTCATGTAATAACCATACTCTTTGTGATATAGAGCAGCATTCATAAAATCACTGATTGATATTGACCCTTGTCTTTTATCAATTAATTTGTATATATAAGTGAGCATATTATTAATAAATGTTTAACTATAGTGTGCCATACTATAAAATAGTGGAGTATTTATATATATAATATAAGTTTAAAGGCGATAGTGCTTTGGTTATGAATAGTCAAGATACGGATTATGTTACCCTTATACCTCAAGATGATGGTATTGAATATAAATTTAAAGAAGCTATCAATTTTGTAGAAAATAAGGTTGTAGGTGCCGACGGATTAACTTTAGCAGAAATATTTCAAGTACTAGTTCGAATGTTGAATGGTGACCTAGAGTTAGTAAAAAAAGTGCTAGCATATGCTAATATTATGGTAAAGCATGGAATGAGGTTAGCACAAGAGTCACAATTGAGCAGAGCTGATGTTCGCAGAGCTTTGGAAGGGAAAGAAAGTGTTTTCAATAGGCAAGATTTTATCAAAAAACCACCTCTTGTACCTTCTATAAAATCGGTTAAAAAGAAAAGCAGAGGTCTTTAAATGGTTGAGTCTATAAAAAAATTTACTGTACAGTGTGATTTCAAAGGGCAAAGTTCACCTTTTGCAATATACATAGGAGATCCAAAGGGTGATACTCATCCAATTCACCATCAAGATTCCTGGCTTGCAAAGGAGCGTGGAGGAAACATACCTAATAAAGTCAAAGAAAGTCTGCAAAAATTATATAAGTTATCTAAAGAAAATGGAGTCTCTTTTTCAGAATTATGTGCATATGCTATTACTGTAGTTAGTAATAATGATAAAAAAAATAATGGCAAATAGTTAGGTTCTCAATATTTCATTTATGGAGGTTTTTGATCTTGTCTTCTCGTCTACTTTTTTTACTATAATTGCGCAATAGGTTGAAATGTTATTTTTAGATGGAATGGATCCTGGCACTACTACAGAATAAGGTGGCACTTCACCGTAAGATAGTTTACTCGTTTCTCTATCAATAATTTTTGTTGATGCTCCAATAAACACCCCCATACTAAGGACTGATCCTTCCCTTATTATGACGCCTTCGGTTACCTCACTTCGTGCTCCAATGAAGCAGTTATTCTCTATAATGACCGGAGAAGCTTGAATAGGTTCAAGAACTCCGCCTATTCCCACTCCCCCGGAAATATGGCAATTTTTTCCTATCTGTGCACAACTACCAATTGTTGACCAGGTGTCTATCATTGTACCAGAATCAATATATGCACCAACGTTGATAAAGCTTGGCATTAGAACAACATTTTTACCTATGTAAGCAGATTGGCGGACAAAACACCCAGGAACTGCTCTAATTTTTGAATGGTAAAATTTTTCTTCATTCCATTCACTAAACTTACTACCGATTTTGTCAAACCAGCAATTGGTGTTGTCTATTATTTTGCTTTCCTCAGTGAGGAAATGTAATAATATTGACTGCTTTATCCACTTATGTACTATCCATTCTCCACTTGATAGCTTTTCTGCTACTCTAATTTTACCACTGTCAAGTAACTCAATTACCTCTTTGATTATTAATCTTGCTTCGTGTTTTAGATTATAGTCGTTAAGTTTTTCTTTATCTTTCCAAATATTTTCTATCTCACCTTGTAATTTTTTAGTTGCAAATTTTTCATTTATTATATACATATTGATATCAAATTTATATTATTTTATACGTAAGCACTATGAAAATACAATGTCATAATTGTACTAAAACTTACTTAGTGTCTCGTGGGCAAATAGGTGAATCTGGAAGAAAAGTGAAATGTACAAACTGCAATCACATGTGGCATGAGTATCTAAAAGAAATGTCAAGTGAATTGTGCCCTGCTGTTATACAAGAAAAAAAAGCTAGCTGGAGGCAAAGTTTAACTCTAGCTTTTGCAACAGTTGCAGGGTTATGCGTTATAATTGTTGGTGGTATCTTTCCAGGAGAGGTAAGTAAGATATATAAAGCAGTTAGTTCATATAAAGATTCAATAAGCCATAAATTAGGATACAAAAAAGTGCAAACGGAAAATTCAAATGCGAGAGAACTTGTTGTAAATGAGTTTTATCAAGATTACCTTTTTCTATCTAATTTTAGATCTAGTTAAATAGGCATGAGTCATCAATGTTATGCAAGTAACTACACTGACTCCTTTATGGTAGTGTCAGCTACTTTCATAACACCCTATGGTTGTTATGAATCGTTTACTATAGGTTTGTTTTAGAAGCTTACATTTGGAAAACTAGTATGGATTTTTCCTACTTATGTGCTACTATAAGCCTGTAATGATAAAATAAGTAGATATGGATAAGTTAGCATACGAAATCATAGAACATGAATATGATGTGGTAATAGTAGGTGCAGGTGGAGCAGGGCTTAGAGCAACACTTGGAATGGCTGCAACTAATTTTTCAGTTGCCTGCATTTCTAAAATTTTCCCTACACGAAGTCATACAGTTGCAGCGCAAGGAGGAATTAGTGCAGCTTTGAGTAATATTGCTGAAGATGACTGGCGCTGGCATGCATATGATACAATAAAAGGTTCAGACTGGCTTGGCGATCAAGATGCAATAGAGTATATGTGTAAAAATGCTGTCAAAGCTGTGATTGAACTTGAAAATTTTGGTGTACCCTTTTCTCGTACGGAAGATGGAAAAATATATCAGCGTGCCTTTGGTGGAATGACAACTCACTTTGGTAAAGGAAAATCGGCTCAGCGTACTTGTGCAGCAGCAGATAAAACTGGGCATGCAATTCTTCATACTCTATATCAGCAATGTCTTAAATTTAACGCTGAATTTTTTGTCGAATATTTTGTAATCGATTTGATTATGGACAAAGGGACATGCTGTGGGGTGATAGCTTGGTCGCTGTGTGATGGTACGTTGCATAGATTTCGTGCACATTCTGTGGTAATAGCAACAGGTGGTTATGGACGTGTTTATTTTTCTGCAACAAGTGCACACACCTGCACAGGTGATGGTAATGGCATGGTGGTAAGAGCTGGGTTGCCACTTGAAGATATGGAATTTGTGCAATTTCATCCAACAGGAATATATGGCTCAGGGTGCTTGATGACGGAAGGATGCCGCGGTGAAGGTGGGTACCTCGTTAATTCTCAGGGTGAGAAGTTTATGGAACGTTATGCGCCAAAGGCAAAAGATTTGGCTTCTCGTGATGTAGTAAGTCGAGCAATGACAATTGAAATTAGAGAGGGAAGAGGAGTTGGGCCAAAGAAAGATCACATGTACTTGAATATAGCTCATCTTGATCCGGAAGTAATAAAGCTCAGATTGCCAGGTATTAGTGAAACAGCAAAGACCTTTGCAAGAGTTGATGTTACTAAAGATCCGATACCTGTTATTCCAACTGTTCACTATAACATGGGAGGTATTCCAACCAACTATCATGGGGAAGTGATCACGTTGCAAAAAGGTAAAGAAGAAGTGGTAGAAGGATTATTTGCAATAGGAGAGGCAGCATGTGTTTCTGTACATGGTGCAAATCGACTAGGTTCCAACTCGCTTCTTGATCTTGTGGTTTTTGGTAGAGCTGCCGCGCTTAGGGCAAAAGAAAAATTGAAACCTGATACACCACATAAAAAATTGCATTCAGACTGCACAGACTTGATAGTAGATAGATTTAATAAAATGAGATTTGCTTCTGGAGAGTTCAAAGTAGCAAAAATACGAAGTGAAATGCAGAACACTATGCAGAAATATGCATCGGTATTCCGTGTTGCTAAAGTTTTAGAGGAAGGTAAAAAAGCTATAAAAGAAGTAGCAAAAATGATGCCTAACATTGCAGTTGAAGATCGTAGTATGATATGGAATAGTGATTTGGTTGAAGCTCTGGAGCTTGCCAATATGATTCCACAAGCAGTTATTACCATGGAATGCGCATCTAATCGCGAGGAAAGCAGAGGTGCTCATGCTCGTGAAGATTTCCCTGAACGTGATGATAAAAACTGGATGAAACATACTATGGCATGGCTTAAAGAAAAGAAAAACCAAGTCAGTGTAGAGATTGACTATAAAAAAGTTGCTGAAAAAACTCTGAGCGATGAGATTGATTTCATCACCCCGGAAAAGAGAATTTATTAGTTAACCCATCTGGTTTATTTATAAATTGACGTAGTATTGATACATAGCTCATTTGAGTAGCTGGGCTTTCTGTATGCTCCGATTGATTTGACGATCTTTGTACTTCTTGCTCTGCTGAGTTGTTAGCTAAATTTTGTTGTTCAGTAATATTTTCAGGTTGTTTTGCAGCTAGGTGATCATCTTTACGGCTTTGCTTATCGTTGGTTAATTCCTTAACAGACTTCCTAATGCCGCTAAGTCCCAAAGTGAATATCAGACAGACCACTCCTGTTATAGCTATGATGGGTAACGCCGCTTCCATTGCAATTTGTCCTTGAAAGCAAGAAAGTGTTACCATTGTAATAATAGTAGTTGCTACTGTGATTGCTAACAATACACTAGCTCTTCTGCCAGGATCAATGCATTTCCATGCAGCTTTGAGGCCATCTCCTGTTTTGTGTAGAATATGCTGACATTTTTTTGAAAAAGTTCTAACGTTATATTTTTTTTCAAGTTTTTTCCTTAGTTCTTTAGCTTTTACCTTTCCTTCTTGTGGAGTTTTTGAGTAATTTTCTAAATTACGTAAAGTGCAATAATATTTTTCAGTATGAAATTCTCGATCTTTTAGTTTCAGAGAACGGGAATCAGCACCTATTTCTAGCAGCTTTGCACAAAACTTTGTTGTATTGTCGTACTTTTTCCCTAGATCAAAAATTGTTTTCATTTGCGAAAGGTGGTTGCCTTTTTCTGCTTTTTTTGTTAATGATACTTGTAGCGGTGTTCTTCCTTCTTCGTTAATGGCCTTTATGGCCTTACCTAACTGATCTTCAGATATTTCTTTTTCTTTTACTAAACTGGAAATCAACTCCAAGCATGCAACCTTTTGTTCTCCTTTTAGCGAAGCAATATAGTGCAAAGCATTATTACCCTCTTTGTCTTGAGCAGTAATGTCTGCACTATTTTGGAGAAATAACTCTAAGGCTTTATATCTATTTGTTTTTTCAAATTTTTTATCTGTACATGATCGATTCTCATTTTTTTCTTTTATATGCTGGAATAACTGATGTAGAGGTGTTTGTTTTGCTGTATTTTCAGCATTTATAGCTTTTTTAAACTGTGCTTTAAGATACTCTTTTTCTTCCTCCTTACTTACATTTAATATTATATTTGAAAATTCAAACTTTCGTTTTTGCTTTAATTCTAAAACTATTAGATGTAAAGCATTATTACCATCTGTATCTTTCAGGCTAATATCTGCCCCTTTTTGCAATAACTCTTCAAAACGTTCTTTATCATTATCTTTAATTGCTAAATGTAGTTGATAATTATCATTACTATCTGGAGTATTTATGGTATGGGCTATAACTTCTTCAACTTTTGTTTTTATTTCTGGTTTTCGCTCAGCCAATTTTTCTAAAAATTTAAGATAGTATTCATTTTGCTTTTTAGATAATTTTTCTAAATCCTCTGTAGGTAAGCTTAGCTTGGCTCTATACTTTAACAATTTTACAAGAAACTTAAGTGTGTTATCGTTATCTTGGATTGTGTGAGAATCATGTTTCCCTTTTTTTATCTTGTTAATTAGTGCTACCTGAAAAGGAGTCTTTCCTTCTTGATTTTCACTATCAATAAGTTGTACTAAATTTTTCTCGTTAGCTATTTTTATCAAGGTATCTAGAAACTTAAGCTTTTGTTTCTTTTTGAGCGATGCAATAAGGTGTAAAATATTATTTCCTTTTTTATCTGTTATGCCACTGACATTTGTGCAATCTTTTAGGTATTTTCTAAATTTCCTGTTGTTTCCATTTTGGATTGCATTTAGTAACTGGTCATTATCAGAATCCGATATTCCATTTATTCTATCTTCAAAATCGCTACCGTAGCCACTTTCTTGTTCATTGTATCTACTCAAACAACTTTTAGTGATTTCAGAAATTACTTGGTTTTTTGTTTCATTTGATATTCTTTTCGATCGTTCTATTACTTCACCTAGCACTGGAAGGAAACATTGGACATAATATCTGTGATATTTTTCCTGTTCTCTAAGCGATTCTTCTAATTTAGTTAATACTTCAGGACTAGCGCCTTCCTTAAATAACCTTTTACATTCCTTGAGTGTTCCATCTCGACTTCTTGGTTTTTCATGCTTATGTTTTTCTTTTTTTACCTTTCTCTCTATAATATTATACAATTGCTTGTCTTTTTTATCTTGCTCTGGTTTTTTATTTTTGTTTATACATTTGTCTAGTTTATTTGCATTACTAACTAATACACTTGAATCTATAACCATATAAAAACCTCAATATTAAAGCTATTTGGCGTTAGCGCTTCAACTAACAGCCTATTGAATTGGACTTTTAAATTGAGCTAGATGTTATCGAAATATAGGTGGAAAGCTAGTTTCTATTAGAAAATCTATTGTCATAATTAAATCCCCACTTTAGCACTTGTCTACTATTTTAACTATTTTATCTTAAAGAATAATAAATGTGGCTAAACTGTGAAGCGTGAATGCTGCTAAAAGAGATAAACAAATATTTTTATAGATCTTTCGGGCTTTGTTTTTCTTCTAATTTTTTAATCCTTTCTTTATTTAGTATTGATTTTATCTCTTCTACGCTTTTATCAAGATCATCATTAACTATGACGTAATCATATTTATTACTTTTACTTATCTCTTTTTGGGCTTCGGATAATCTTCGCTCTATTTCAATTTCATCATCACTATTACGCCTTTGTAGACGCAGTCTAAGCTCTTCCATTGAGGGAGGTAGTATAAAAACACTTACAACTTTTTCTCTTAAGATTTCAAATAAATGAAATGCTCCTTGCCAATCTATATTCAGTAAAACACTTATGCCACTACTCAGGTTTTGTTCTATAAAATCTTTTGGTATACCGTAAAAATTTTCAAAAACTTTAGCATATTCAAGCATTTGACCAGCCTTACATAGTTCATGAAACTTTTCTTCAGTAACGAAAAAATAGTCTTTTCCATTTACTTCACCGGGACGAGGTTTGCGTGTAGTTACAGAAATAGACATAACTAAATCGGTTGATTGCTCAAGTAATTTTTCTGATATAGTAGTTTTTCCAGCTCCAGAAGGAGAGGATAGAATCAGTAGTATGCCCTCATTTTTTACGTTCATTTTTCCTTATTTAACAAGTACATTATAGAGCTTTTTTAAGACTTTGTATTTTTTGAATCAAAGTTTAAAAGACTAGAGCCCTCTAAATTAGAATTTGATAAATTGGCATCAATAAGAGAGGAATTATCAAAGACAGTATAACGTAAATCGGCTTTTTCAAGACTTGCCTTATTCAAATTAACGTTTACAAACTTTGCTCTACTTAATATTGAATTAGAAAAATTAGCATTTTCTAAATTCATGTCTTTAAACTCAAAGTAAGAATAATTTACATCAAATTTTTCACCCTGCGATATTTTCTCTTGCAGATCTTTAATTGAAGTTATAGCACTCTCTAGACCTGTAATTTTGTTCTGTCCCTGATTGTCAATCAAAATTGAATTATCAAATTTGCAATCTGTTAAATGAATATCAGCAATTGAACTTTTATATATGCTTGAAGAGAGAAAAGACATATCACTTATTGTCGAATCACTCAAATTGCTAAGAAAAAAACTAGTCTTTCTAAAGGTATTATCATATAACACGGAGAATTTGAAATCACTTTCAATAAAATTTGAATTAGTGACTTTTAAGTTAGACCAGCTCGAATTATCAGCTAATAATTTGAAGAATATTGAATTTTCTATCTCACTGAAGTCAATACTATGGTGGGAAAGAGTACTATTATAAATTTGAGAGTCTTGAATTTTTGTCTTATACATTGAAGTTGTGGAAAGATCTGAATCTTCTATTTTTGCAGAGGTAAACAATGAATGGTCAAAGAACGAACCATTCATGTCAGAATTTACAACTTTAGTATTATGAAACTTTCCATGACAAATGTTAGCGTTATAGGTATTAACTTTATGCAATTCACTAAAACTAAAATCAATATTAGATAAATCAGCATCCTGAAGGTCTGATTCGAAAACATATGCATGTTTTATCTTGGAACCATTTAGTATAGATTTAATGAAGTTTGAATTATCCCCTTTCACATAGGAAATTTGTGAATTGCTTAAATTGGCTTTTTCAAAGTTACTATCAACTATAATAGAAGCATTAAAATAGGCGTTCGAAAGATTGCTACCTGTAAAATCCAATTTTTTTATTTTAGCACCGTATATATTAGCGTTTTTTAGTGAAGAGAATTGTATCTTGAGCTTGTGTGCATCCACTCCAAAGAAACTTGCATTGTCG is a genomic window of Wolbachia endosymbiont (group B) of Germaria angustata containing:
- a CDS encoding ankyrin repeat domain-containing protein, with protein sequence MVIDSSVLVSNANKLDKCINKNKKPEQDKKDKQLYNIIERKVKKEKHKHEKPRSRDGTLKECKRLFKEGASPEVLTKLEESLREQEKYHRYYVQCFLPVLGEVIERSKRISNETKNQVISEITKSCLSRYNEQESGYGSDFEDRINGISDSDNDQLLNAIQNGNNRKFRKYLKDCTNVSGITDKKGNNILHLIASLKKKQKLKFLDTLIKIANEKNLVQLIDSENQEGKTPFQVALINKIKKGKHDSHTIQDNDNTLKFLVKLLKYRAKLSLPTEDLEKLSKKQNEYYLKFLEKLAERKPEIKTKVEEVIAHTINTPDSNDNYQLHLAIKDNDKERFEELLQKGADISLKDTDGNNALHLIVLELKQKRKFEFSNIILNVSKEEEKEYLKAQFKKAINAENTAKQTPLHQLFQHIKEKNENRSCTDKKFEKTNRYKALELFLQNSADITAQDKEGNNALHYIASLKGEQKVACLELISSLVKEKEISEDQLGKAIKAINEEGRTPLQVSLTKKAEKGNHLSQMKTIFDLGKKYDNTTKFCAKLLEIGADSRSLKLKDREFHTEKYYCTLRNLENYSKTPQEGKVKAKELRKKLEKKYNVRTFSKKCQHILHKTGDGLKAAWKCIDPGRRASVLLAITVATTIITMVTLSCFQGQIAMEAALPIIAITGVVCLIFTLGLSGIRKSVKELTNDKQSRKDDHLAAKQPENITEQQNLANNSAEQEVQRSSNQSEHTESPATQMSYVSILRQFINKPDGLTNKFSFPG
- a CDS encoding DUF2610 domain-containing protein gives rise to the protein MVESIKKFTVQCDFKGQSSPFAIYIGDPKGDTHPIHHQDSWLAKERGGNIPNKVKESLQKLYKLSKENGVSFSELCAYAITVVSNNDKKNNGK
- a CDS encoding pentapeptide repeat-containing protein, giving the protein MQKIIRLLILILVGHLCYGDDAINDFLSALHDVKYVSYNTKDFAKFLVQCNKAGIPQDFKKGFGPNLNGANFSQLYLSKSIFDGVSLIGADFSNTDLSDVSFIDVDLRGANFSNANLHGVKIKGTNLSFSKFASTNLIDIIFDQSNISYADFVNSNLNKVSMRNIIGLHTKFLNVKMNFSNLSNSSASYINFSDSEINDTVMQKNNFDNASFFGVDAHKLKIQFSSLKNANIYGAKIKKLDFTGSNLSNAYFNASIIVDSNFEKANLSNSQISYVKGDNSNFIKSILNGSKIKHAYVFESDLQDADLSNIDFSFSELHKVNTYNANICHGKFHNTKVVNSDMNGSFFDHSLFTSAKIEDSDLSTTSMYKTKIQDSQIYNSTLSHHSIDFSEIENSIFFKLLADNSSWSNLKVTNSNFIESDFKFSVLYDNTFRKTSFFLSNLSDSTISDMSFLSSSIYKSSIADIHLTDCKFDNSILIDNQGQNKITGLESAITSIKDLQEKISQGEKFDVNYSYFEFKDMNLENANFSNSILSRAKFVNVNLNKASLEKADLRYTVFDNSSLIDANLSNSNLEGSSLLNFDSKNTKS
- the dapD gene encoding 2,3,4,5-tetrahydropyridine-2,6-dicarboxylate N-succinyltransferase, which produces MYIINEKFATKKLQGEIENIWKDKEKLNDYNLKHEARLIIKEVIELLDSGKIRVAEKLSSGEWIVHKWIKQSILLHFLTEESKIIDNTNCWFDKIGSKFSEWNEEKFYHSKIRAVPGCFVRQSAYIGKNVVLMPSFINVGAYIDSGTMIDTWSTIGSCAQIGKNCHISGGVGIGGVLEPIQASPVIIENNCFIGARSEVTEGVIIREGSVLSMGVFIGASTKIIDRETSKLSYGEVPPYSVVVPGSIPSKNNISTYCAIIVKKVDEKTRSKTSINEILRT
- a CDS encoding zinc-ribbon domain-containing protein, with amino-acid sequence MKIQCHNCTKTYLVSRGQIGESGRKVKCTNCNHMWHEYLKEMSSELCPAVIQEKKASWRQSLTLAFATVAGLCVIIVGGIFPGEVSKIYKAVSSYKDSISHKLGYKKVQTENSNARELVVNEFYQDYLFLSNFRSS
- the gmk gene encoding guanylate kinase produces the protein MNVKNEGILLILSSPSGAGKTTISEKLLEQSTDLVMSISVTTRKPRPGEVNGKDYFFVTEEKFHELCKAGQMLEYAKVFENFYGIPKDFIEQNLSSGISVLLNIDWQGAFHLFEILREKVVSVFILPPSMEELRLRLQRRNSDDEIEIERRLSEAQKEISKSNKYDYVIVNDDLDKSVEEIKSILNKERIKKLEEKQSPKDL
- the sdhA gene encoding succinate dehydrogenase flavoprotein subunit, giving the protein MDKLAYEIIEHEYDVVIVGAGGAGLRATLGMAATNFSVACISKIFPTRSHTVAAQGGISAALSNIAEDDWRWHAYDTIKGSDWLGDQDAIEYMCKNAVKAVIELENFGVPFSRTEDGKIYQRAFGGMTTHFGKGKSAQRTCAAADKTGHAILHTLYQQCLKFNAEFFVEYFVIDLIMDKGTCCGVIAWSLCDGTLHRFRAHSVVIATGGYGRVYFSATSAHTCTGDGNGMVVRAGLPLEDMEFVQFHPTGIYGSGCLMTEGCRGEGGYLVNSQGEKFMERYAPKAKDLASRDVVSRAMTIEIREGRGVGPKKDHMYLNIAHLDPEVIKLRLPGISETAKTFARVDVTKDPIPVIPTVHYNMGGIPTNYHGEVITLQKGKEEVVEGLFAIGEAACVSVHGANRLGSNSLLDLVVFGRAAALRAKEKLKPDTPHKKLHSDCTDLIVDRFNKMRFASGEFKVAKIRSEMQNTMQKYASVFRVAKVLEEGKKAIKEVAKMMPNIAVEDRSMIWNSDLVEALELANMIPQAVITMECASNREESRGAHAREDFPERDDKNWMKHTMAWLKEKKNQVSVEIDYKKVAEKTLSDEIDFITPEKRIY